From Candidatus Culexarchaeum yellowstonense:
CTCCACCAATAATTATCTTAGTTCTAAGGCTCGGTCCACCCATACCCACATAGTTTGGTTGCTCCTTACCACACATCCCCCTCCTCAAAGCGAAATCCTTTCCAACAGCATCAACGAGACTTAAAACTTCAAAGGCATTACCACTAATTGTAACCCCCTTATAGTGTTCATCAAGCTCTCCATTCTTTATTTCAACAACTTCTTGAACTCCAAACATGAACTCACCAGTCGAATCAGCTTGACCACTCCTACCACCAATAAGTAGATAACCATGATCTACATCTTCAAGCAACTCCTCAAATTCATGATCTCCAGCTTCAATGTACGTGTTCCTCATCCTAATTATTGGGTCATATTCAAAAGTCCAAGCCCTAGCATTTCCAGTGGGCTCAAAACCCATTTCATAAGCAGTCTCCCTAGAATGCAGGTATCCACTACAAACCCCCCTATCAATTATAACCGTTTTCTGTGTGGGTGTACCTTCATCATCATACATCATAGTCCCAAACCCCCTCTCAAACCTACCATCATCAACTAATGTTATAAGTGGGGAAACTATCTTCACACCGATCTTCCCAGAAAGATAGCTTCCAGAATAAACTAGATCAGCCTCAGCAGTATGACCTACAGCTTCATGCGCCAGTAAACCAACTATATCCTTATCTAAAACTACCGTGTGGTAGCCCCCCTTAGGAAGCTTTGCATTCACAAGCCTAACGGCACGTTTAGCTGCAACCTCAGCGGCTCCAATTAATGGTGTTTCCTCAAATATCTCCATACCAGACTGAGCCCCAACACTCTCATATCCAGTGGCAATGTTTCCAGCTTCCCTAGCCGTAACGGAGCATCCACCAGAGCATCTAACAATCCTCTGAATTATAAAAGAGCCATCACTACTGGAGTATACATGGTAATCGTCAATAACACCCATGCTAACGGAGTCTAAGGTTATTAGTGGAGATATGCTTCTAATGAACTTATGAACTTCAAGACACTCCCTAACCATATCCTCAACATTTAAATTCAATGGATCCTTCTTCATCGGCGTAATATAGGTATCCCTAAAAGTCTTCCTATCCTTCAATTGAACCCTCCTAACACTACGCCCAATGAGAGCCTTAGCAGACTTCACCGAAGATTCAATGATGGATTTAACACCACCACTGGAGATTTCTGTTGTGGATGAAAAGCCCCAAACGCCATTAACAAGACTTCTAGCACAGAAACCTGAAATAGATCCTCCGCCAACCCTCTCCACCTCCCCATTCCTAACGAGAACCGATAATTCACGCCTCCTATGAAACCTAATCTCAGTGAAATCCGACTCAACCCCTCCCTTGAAGGCTTCATCCATAATACTCAAAACATCACTTAACTGGAACATAACAGATCAAAACAAAATATATCCTTAAAACTAATTATAGTTAACTATACATGTATTATGGTGGGGGAACCGTGAAGGGGGATGAGGAGAATGTTGTGGAAGAAGCGCTAAGTAACATGAGCTTAGGATACACATGCTCTGAATCCACCCTACTGGCCATGAGCAAACACCTAAAGATCGAAGCAAACATAATCCCAAAAATAGCCACAGGATTCTCCGCAGGAATTGGTAGGATGGGGGATGTATGTGGAGCCATAAGTGGGGGGGTTATGATTATCGGATTAATTTATGGTAGATCAAACCCAAATGACATGGAAAGATATGAGAAATGCATAGGGAAAGTGCAGAAACTGATAATGGAATTCAAGAATAGGAATGGGGAAATAGACTGTGAAAAACTCATAGGATTAAAGCTGAGTAGAGCTGAAGATAGGGAGAAATTTAGAGTGGAGAAGGTGAAGGAGAAGTTTTGCATGAAATTCGTTAAAGACGTAATAAACATTCTAATGGGGATGCTGAATGATGATGAAGGCTTAAATGTTCATGGTTAGGGGGAGGGTTGCTAAAAACTTCGTTGAAAGCAACAAGCTATTAACATCAATCTTCTCATTAACTCCATGAGCCAAATTCATCAACTCAGCATAATTTAGATTTGGATTCATAGGTGAAAAGCCATAAACTTTAGCTCCAAGACTGCGCAGAAACCTACTATCAGAAGAGCCGGGCATTACGAATGGCGCCAACTTAACATCAACTTTTGGCATTAACAGTTTTAAGGTGGACTCCATGGAATTGAAGAATTTCAAATCAATATCGGAATAGGAAGCTGGAAACCAACCTAAACTCTCAATCTCAAATCCACCAATACCAGATAATGCATCCCTAACCACAGATAAAACATACTTATCATCTTGACCAGGTAGAAGCCTACAATTCACCACCAACTCAGCATAGCTTGGAATAACATTCTCCTTCTCACCACTCTTAGCAATGGTTGGAGCAATAGTTAAACCCATGAGGGATCCGAGAAATCTAGCGATGTTAGGGTTGAATTTTGAGAGGAGAGCCATTGCCAATGGACGCATGGGTGAAAATATCATTCGTGCAATAATGGATCCAGGTAGCCCAGCAATCCCCTCAAAAACACTCTTAATGCATTCCTCCACCAAGCTAAACTTGTACGTTGGGGGATCATATTCATAAAGCTTCTTAATGATGAGGCCCATCAAGTACAATGCATTCCCAGTTGTATATGGAGTTGAAGAATGCCCACCCTTACCTGAAACCTTAATCTTAACATTGCAATACCCCTTCTCACATACATCCACCAGATAGATGACCCTACCACCCCTCCCCCTAATGGCTAAGCCACCCCCCTCATTTATCACATAATCAGCCTTAACCTTCTCCGGAAATTTCGATACAATCCACCCAACCCCCCTCCAGCCACCAGCCTCTTCATCCGCTGTGGAAGCAAATATCAACGTGTATTTTGGCTTAATCCCCAAACGTTTAAGCATTATTATGGAGAAGGCTTCAGCAGTAACTAGGCTCTTGCAATCCAATGCACCCCTACCATATATCCAATCACCCTCAACATCACCGGAGAATGGTTCATGACTCCAAAGTGAAGCATTAACTGCTGGGACAACATCCAAATGTGAAAGGTATAGGAGGCGTTTAGAATCATCTTCACCGGGAAGCCTTGCAATCACATTTCCCCTACCATCCCCAGACTCAATAACCTCACATTCAACCCCCTCACGGGACATGTAATCACATATATACTGAGCTAGGGGAAGTTCATTTCCAGGTGGATTAACAGTATTAAACCTAATTATGGATCTAAGGAAGGAAACTATTTCCGAAGAAGATTCATCTATAGCTTTAACCAATTCACTATGAGACATGCTGACACCACATAAACATCTGTGGTAATCATTATATGAAGCTATTCATAGAAGTTAATGTGTATGTGGAATGAAGAAATGAGGAAACTGGAAGAGGAAATAATTGGGGAAGCCTCCATAGAAAAGGCTTTCAAACACATAAAATTCCTAGTTGAAGAAGTTGGGGAGAGAATTGCTGGAAGTATGGAAATTGAAAAGGCGGCAAAATACATAATTGAGAAACTATCCGAGTATGGCTTAAAAACTTGGATCGATAAATTCCCAATATATCACAGCTACCCAAAGGATGCATTAATTAGGGTGATAGAACCCGAACAAAAGGTTATAGAGGCAAAGCCATGTGGACATATAGCATCAACCCTAATGGAGGGAATAGCTGGAGAGCTAATATATGCGGGGGCTGGAGGATACGAAGATTACGAAGGAGTGGATGCCAGAGGGAAGATAGTACTAGTAGAGATGAGTTGGAGTCCACCAAGACCTGAAAAAGCCAGAATAGCATATGAAAAGGGGGCAAAAGCACTTGTAATAATGAATTGGGGTGCCATGGACAATCCAGTAATACAGAAGGGGGCTGTGAAATCAGTTTGGGGGAACCCCACACCAGAAGGATGGGAGAGGATACCTAAGATAACGGTCATAAGCATAACTAGGGCTGCAGGAGAATACCTCAAAAAGCTATTGAAGGAACATGGGAAAGTGAAAGTTTGGCTTAGAGGCGCTTCAGAAAACCTATGGGTAATGGCAACACAACCCATGGCTGATCTAGGCTTGCAGAAGAAGGATTTCATAGTTGTTGGAGGACACTTGGAGGCTTGGGGTAAAACTGCAATATGCAATTCAAGTGGAAACGCGATGATGATGGAAATAGCCAGAGTACTAGCTAAACATAAGGGGGAGTTGAGGAGGAATATAATACTTGGATTCTGGGATGGACATGAAATAGCTGAAGCAGCTGGATCCGCATGGTTTGTTGACACATACTGGAACATGATAGATGAAAACTGCATAGCATACGTAAACATAGATAACCCCGGAATAATTGAAACCGAAATTCCAACAGTCAGATGCTCAATTGAATTAAAAGACTTCACATTGAAAATAGTTGAAGAAGTTTGGGGTGGGAGTGGAGTTTGGAAGCAACCATACATGGGTGGAGATGAATCCTTCATGGGGGTTGGAGTACCATACATATCATTCAGCACAGAATACACAGAGGAAAAGTTGAGGGAACTGAATTATGCAAGTTTAAGTCCATGGATACATAGCGAAGCAGACACCATAGACAAGTTAGACCCAGAACTCTACCAAATGCACATGAAATTCTACATAAAACTAATACTAAGATTATGCAATAAACTAATAATACCATACAATGAAGAGGAACTTGTAAAAACGCTATTAACCAACCTAAAGAATTATGATGAAAACATTAAGAAGACGACTAGTATAAGTATAGGCGATACGGTGGAGAGATGCGAAACACTGCTGAAGCTTGTGGGGAAGCTTGAGGAAGCTGCAAGGGAAATTGAGGAGGAAGGTGAAGGGAGTGGTTTCGTGGAGAAAGTTGAAGCTAAAGCTGAAATAGTAAACAAAGCTCTAATGAGGATAAGCCATGAACTATCAAACATCATAATGACGGAAGCTGGAAGATACGATTACGATCCATACGGATACTACCTAACTGGAAAACCAATACCAATACTATACAAATCAGTAAACAAGATGATGGAAGTGAAGGGTAGAGGTGATGAAGTTAGACTATGGGAAACAAAGATACTTAGAGATAGGAAGAAGATTCTAGATGCATTAAACAACTCCATAAGAATTGTGGAATTATCACTAAGGGTAATTTGAAATGAAGAAGGATAGGCAGATGACGAAGGAGGAAATTAGAAACGAAATATGGAGGAAGATGACGGAAACTGGAATTGCACTATTCCCAGGGGCATATGGTAGAATACCAAACTTCATAGGAGCAGAAGAAGCTGCAAAAAATCTAATACAACTGGATCTATGGAAGAAGGCTGAAGTTGTAAAGGTAAACCCGGATTCACCCCAAAGACCCGTAAGAAGATATGCTTTAATGCATGGAAAAACCCTCATAATGCCAACACCGAGAATCTCAAATGGATTCCTAAAACTAGACCCTAAGAGGATAGATGAAAGACTCTACGACTATGCATCCACAATAAAGGGAGGCTTCCAGCATGGGTTGAAGGCAGATCCAAAAGACATCCCAAAAGTAGATCTGGTGGTTGTTGGAAGCGTAGCTGTAAATATGAATGGGGATAGAATTGGGAAGGGAGAGGGATACTCAGAAATAGAGTGGGGTTTAATGAGGGAGTATGGTAAAGTGTCGGAGGATACACCTGTAGTTACGACAGTACATGATATACAAGTTGTGGATTACGAGTTCAAAGTTGAACCATACGACGTTCCAGTGGATATGATAATAACCCCCACAAGAATAATAAAAACGAATAGGGTTAGAGAGAAGCCTAAGGGCATATACTGGGATTTAATGGAGGAAGAAAAGATTTCAAGCATACCAATATTAAAGGAGCTTTGGATGAAGAGGAATCAAATGCAATCAAACCATTCACATTTACCTCCACAATAATCTTCAAGAAGCTTCCAAGCGAAGATAATGGCATTACGCAGAGAATCCAATGGAACTCCAGGCACACCACATGATATGAGAAGAACATTCCTAGTGGATAGGGTTATCTTTGAAAACTCAGAATCCCTATGCGGATACAAGCCAAGTATCTTCTCATCATCAGCTAAAACCAGCTGCCTAGGGATGGGCTTAGCCTCCACATCACCAATACCCATGAAGAGCGCACCATCCCTAGACCATCTCAAAACAACTTTACCCACAACCTTATCATAATCATATGCCGCTATAGATACAACAAACATCATTGAAGCCAAATTTATAGAATCAACAGCCACATTTATCCTTGGAATAGACTTCCCCTGCAAAATCCTCCTAATCAAAGCTTCAGCAGCAGGCCTCTGCTTAGTGGGATCTATACCAATACGCCAATAGAAATCCCTATAAGCCCTAACATTACCGTAATCCTTAAGAGCATCAAGGGATAATCTACGTCTAAAATCCTCCTCAACCCTCCTAACCTCCAAATCAAGAAGTGAACTATGCTCATCAATATGCAACCCCCTAATTAAAGCTGAACATAAACGTATATCTGGGAAGGCACTCTTAACCTCAGGGGAAATTACGACAGACACATCAATAAGTTAAGTTCAAATGGAAATAAATTTGTATGCACACACCACAATAAACGTTAAATACATCGTAAAACCATCAATTAGTCTATAGTAAGGTGGAAGCAAGTTGAATAGTAGTAATGTGAATTATAAGTTGGAAGCATTATCATGGGTGGATAAACTGAGCAATGAAATACTATACATAAGCGAATACCTATACAGAAATCCAGAACTTGGAAGTGAAGAATACAAGGCATACAGCCTCCTAACACAAACCCTAGCCAAACATGGATTCAAAATCGAAGGGGAACTTCTCGGGATGAAAACAGCATTTAAAGCTTCATCCACAGGCCTAAGCGGGAAACCGAAAATAGCATTACTAGCTGAATACGATGCACTACCTGGAGTAGGTCATGGATGCGGCCACAATATAATAGCAGCCACAGCAGTGGGAGCCGCCATAGCAATATCAAAAATCATACCAAAAATTAATGGGGAAATAATGGTAATAGGGACGCCGGCCGAGGAAGGCAATGGACCATATGCTGGGAGCAAGATAATCATGGTTGAGAAGGGGGTATTCAAAGATATAGATGCAGTTCTAATGATGCATCCAACAGCAGGTAGATATGCAGCCACGAGAACGGAAGCCCTTGCAGTACAAAGCTTCAAAGTGATCTTTAGGGGGAGAACAGCACATGCAGCTGCAAATCCAGAAATGGGAATAAATGCATTAAACGCTGTTATGATAATGTTTAGGGGGATAGATGCCCTCAGACAACATATTAGAAGAGATGCAAGGATACATGGGATAATAGTTAAAGGTGGAGAAGCATCAAATGTAATCCCAGATTACGCCGAAGCAAGGGTAAGTATAAGAGCAGCGGACATAGATTACCTAAACATCCTCAAAGAAAAGGTATTCAACTGCATAAAGGGGGCTGCAATAATGACAGAAGCAAAATATGAAGTGGAGGAGGTAGGCCCACTATACAGGGAGAAAAGGATATACCATAAACTTGCAGACATTGTAGACAAAAACCTCGAAGAACATGGATTCAAAGTAATGCCAATGGAAGAATATTTGAGGAGGGGGCCTGTGGCCTCAACAGACTTTGGAAACGTAACGCAAGTGGTTC
This genomic window contains:
- a CDS encoding M20 family metallopeptidase, whose amino-acid sequence is MNSSNVNYKLEALSWVDKLSNEILYISEYLYRNPELGSEEYKAYSLLTQTLAKHGFKIEGELLGMKTAFKASSTGLSGKPKIALLAEYDALPGVGHGCGHNIIAATAVGAAIAISKIIPKINGEIMVIGTPAEEGNGPYAGSKIIMVEKGVFKDIDAVLMMHPTAGRYAATRTEALAVQSFKVIFRGRTAHAAANPEMGINALNAVMIMFRGIDALRQHIRRDARIHGIIVKGGEASNVIPDYAEARVSIRAADIDYLNILKEKVFNCIKGAAIMTEAKYEVEEVGPLYREKRIYHKLADIVDKNLEEHGFKVMPMEEYLRRGPVASTDFGNVTQVVPAISASIPITDQNLPGHSREFAEATMTEEGKKRTILSTKVLVGSAIDLFLNKNLLEEVKGEFRGD
- a CDS encoding 5-formyltetrahydrofolate cyclo-ligase, yielding MKKDRQMTKEEIRNEIWRKMTETGIALFPGAYGRIPNFIGAEEAAKNLIQLDLWKKAEVVKVNPDSPQRPVRRYALMHGKTLIMPTPRISNGFLKLDPKRIDERLYDYASTIKGGFQHGLKADPKDIPKVDLVVVGSVAVNMNGDRIGKGEGYSEIEWGLMREYGKVSEDTPVVTTVHDIQVVDYEFKVEPYDVPVDMIITPTRIIKTNRVREKPKGIYWDLMEEEKISSIPILKELWMKRNQMQSNHSHLPPQ
- a CDS encoding M28 family peptidase; this translates as MRKLEEEIIGEASIEKAFKHIKFLVEEVGERIAGSMEIEKAAKYIIEKLSEYGLKTWIDKFPIYHSYPKDALIRVIEPEQKVIEAKPCGHIASTLMEGIAGELIYAGAGGYEDYEGVDARGKIVLVEMSWSPPRPEKARIAYEKGAKALVIMNWGAMDNPVIQKGAVKSVWGNPTPEGWERIPKITVISITRAAGEYLKKLLKEHGKVKVWLRGASENLWVMATQPMADLGLQKKDFIVVGGHLEAWGKTAICNSSGNAMMMEIARVLAKHKGELRRNIILGFWDGHEIAEAAGSAWFVDTYWNMIDENCIAYVNIDNPGIIETEIPTVRCSIELKDFTLKIVEEVWGGSGVWKQPYMGGDESFMGVGVPYISFSTEYTEEKLRELNYASLSPWIHSEADTIDKLDPELYQMHMKFYIKLILRLCNKLIIPYNEEELVKTLLTNLKNYDENIKKTTSISIGDTVERCETLLKLVGKLEEAAREIEEEGEGSGFVEKVEAKAEIVNKALMRISHELSNIIMTEAGRYDYDPYGYYLTGKPIPILYKSVNKMMEVKGRGDEVRLWETKILRDRKKILDALNNSIRIVELSLRVI
- a CDS encoding C-GCAxxG-C-C family protein: MKGDEENVVEEALSNMSLGYTCSESTLLAMSKHLKIEANIIPKIATGFSAGIGRMGDVCGAISGGVMIIGLIYGRSNPNDMERYEKCIGKVQKLIMEFKNRNGEIDCEKLIGLKLSRAEDREKFRVEKVKEKFCMKFVKDVINILMGMLNDDEGLNVHG
- a CDS encoding M20/M25/M40 family metallo-hydrolase is translated as MSHSELVKAIDESSSEIVSFLRSIIRFNTVNPPGNELPLAQYICDYMSREGVECEVIESGDGRGNVIARLPGEDDSKRLLYLSHLDVVPAVNASLWSHEPFSGDVEGDWIYGRGALDCKSLVTAEAFSIIMLKRLGIKPKYTLIFASTADEEAGGWRGVGWIVSKFPEKVKADYVINEGGGLAIRGRGGRVIYLVDVCEKGYCNVKIKVSGKGGHSSTPYTTGNALYLMGLIIKKLYEYDPPTYKFSLVEECIKSVFEGIAGLPGSIIARMIFSPMRPLAMALLSKFNPNIARFLGSLMGLTIAPTIAKSGEKENVIPSYAELVVNCRLLPGQDDKYVLSVVRDALSGIGGFEIESLGWFPASYSDIDLKFFNSMESTLKLLMPKVDVKLAPFVMPGSSDSRFLRSLGAKVYGFSPMNPNLNYAELMNLAHGVNEKIDVNSLLLSTKFLATLPLTMNI
- a CDS encoding phenylalanine--tRNA ligase beta subunit-related protein, which produces MSVVISPEVKSAFPDIRLCSALIRGLHIDEHSSLLDLEVRRVEEDFRRRLSLDALKDYGNVRAYRDFYWRIGIDPTKQRPAAEALIRRILQGKSIPRINVAVDSINLASMMFVVSIAAYDYDKVVGKVVLRWSRDGALFMGIGDVEAKPIPRQLVLADDEKILGLYPHRDSEFSKITLSTRNVLLISCGVPGVPLDSLRNAIIFAWKLLEDYCGGKCEWFDCI
- a CDS encoding TldD/PmbA family protein, which encodes MDEAFKGGVESDFTEIRFHRRRELSVLVRNGEVERVGGGSISGFCARSLVNGVWGFSSTTEISSGGVKSIIESSVKSAKALIGRSVRRVQLKDRKTFRDTYITPMKKDPLNLNVEDMVRECLEVHKFIRSISPLITLDSVSMGVIDDYHVYSSSDGSFIIQRIVRCSGGCSVTAREAGNIATGYESVGAQSGMEIFEETPLIGAAEVAAKRAVRLVNAKLPKGGYHTVVLDKDIVGLLAHEAVGHTAEADLVYSGSYLSGKIGVKIVSPLITLVDDGRFERGFGTMMYDDEGTPTQKTVIIDRGVCSGYLHSRETAYEMGFEPTGNARAWTFEYDPIIRMRNTYIEAGDHEFEELLEDVDHGYLLIGGRSGQADSTGEFMFGVQEVVEIKNGELDEHYKGVTISGNAFEVLSLVDAVGKDFALRRGMCGKEQPNYVGMGGPSLRTKIIIGGGR